The Chthoniobacterales bacterium genome segment AGCCATTGGAATCAGACCCGGCTCACTTTTTCTTTTTATCTTCGGGTCCCGTGCCCGCTGAATTGCCGAGATCCTGTTCCTCCGGTGGAAGAAATGGACGGAACCGGCTCTTGTCGATTGCTTTCATGTAGGCTTCATGCGGCGAGACGTTGCCTTGCTGGAGATGGAACCAGATGGCGTCGTCCATGAATTGCATGCCCTGGCCCTTACCGCCGACGATCACGTCCTGAAGCTTTTGCGTGGCACCTTCACGAATGATCGCCGACACGGCGCTGGTGGAAACGAGGATTTCGTTGACGGCGACACGACCGCCACCGGCTTCGGCGGTTTTCTTCAAAAGAAGCTGCGCCACGACGCCTCGCAGCGAGGCCGAAAGCATCGTGCGCACCTGCGATTGTTGATCCGCTGGAAACACGTCGATTAGGCGGTCCACCGTTTTGCGGGCGTTGTTGGTATGGAGCGTGCCGAAAACGAGCAATCCTGTTTCCGCCGCCGTTAGTGCGAGAGAAATCGTCTCCAAATCGCGCATTTCGCCGACGAGAACGATATCCGCATCCTCGCGCAGGGCGGCCTTCAACCCCGCCGGGAACGTCGTCGCGTGCTCGGGCACTTCGCGCTGGGTGATGATGCTTTTTTTGTTCACATGCACGAACTCGATCGGCTCCTCGATGGTGATGATGTGCCGGTTAAAGTTGGTGTTGATGTAGTCGATCAGCGCGGCCAGCGTGGTCGATTTGCCAGAGCCAGTCGGGCCGGTGACGAGAACGATGCCACCGCGGATGTTGCCAAACTCCTTAACCACCTGCGGGATTCCGAGCTGCTCGAGCGTCGCGATTTTCGTGGGAATGAGGCGGAAAACGGCTCCGTAGCCATTGGTTTGCTTGAGGAAATTGCAGCGAAAACGCGCGTCCTCATTCATCTCGTAAGCGAAATCGAAGTCGCCTCTCTCCAAAAACAGCTCCCAGCCTTTTTGCCCGCAAATCTCGTGGAGCATAAACTCGATTTCCTCGTGGCTGAGGACTTCCTCGCGAATGGACATGACGTCGCCATGCCGGCGAATTTTTGGCGGCTGCCCCTCGCCGAGATGCAAATCGGACGCGCCAGCGGTGATGAGATATTGAAAAAACTGATCGATGTAAGCCATGGGTCGGGGGAAATTATTTCTTAAAACGGGACATGTGGAGGCGGACGTTTTGCTTGTCCTCGGCGCGAGCCATTAATTCCTCGCCCGTGATGGTGCCGGACTCCCAGAGTTCGATGAGCGAGTCGTCCATCAGTTTCATGCCGAGTTTTTTACCGGTCTGGATAATGCCGGGGAGCATGAACGTCTTCGACTCGCGGATGACGTTGCCGACGGCGGGCGTGTTGACGAGAATCTCGAGGGCCAGGGCGCGTCCGGTGCCATCGGCTTTGGGCACGAGTTGCTGCGAAATAATGCCGCGCAACGACTCGCTCACCATCGTGCGAATTTGGTCGCGCTGATCATTTGGAAAGACATCGAGCAAACGGTCGAGTGTGCGGGCCGCGTTGGCGGTGTGCAGCGTTCCGAGCACCAAGTGGCCCGTTTCCGACGCCGTAATCGCGAGGGAAATCGTTTCCAAATCGCGCATTTCGCCGACCATGATGACGTCCGGATCTTCGCGCAGCGCCCCGCGCAACGCCGCTGCAAACGACTTCGTGTGCGTGTGCACCTCGCGCTGAGTCACATGACAGCCTTTCGAGCCAAAAACGTATTCGATCGGGTCTTCCAGCGTGATGATATGGTCGTGCCGTGCGGCATTGATTTCATCGACAAGCGCCGCCAGCGTCGTCGATTTTCCCGAGCCGACCGAACCGGTGACGAGAACGAGCCCATTATGATACTGGGTGAGGAGTTTCAGATTTTCCGGGAGCCCGATTTCGTCCATCGAACGCACGCGGGAGTAGATAATTCGGAAAACCAGATCGAGTCCGAGCCGGTGCCTCACGACGCTCGTGCGAAAACGGCCATGCTCGTTTTTGTAGGCAAAATCCACGTCGCCGCGTTCCGTGAGCTGCACTTTTTGCGCCTCCGTGAGAAATCCCATGGCCAGCCGCTCGGTGTCGGCGGCGGACAGGCGCGGCGCTTGCAGCCAGATCGGTTCCAGGTTTCCAAATCGCCTCCAGGTCGGCTGGCTGTTGACGCCCAAATGAACGTCGGATGCACCGGATTCGATGCCGATCATGAGATATTGATCGACGTGAGCGAGATTGGTTTCCTCGGAATGCGTGGGGAGAGTAGGGGAATTCACCATCACACGGACTGTAACGAGCGACGGCTCAAATTGAAGTGGAAATGTGCATGCGCTTTCATTTCTTTCCGCCTGACTTAAGCTGGAAACCCCATGATCGCCCTCACTGAACGCATTCTCAATGACGCCGCTGGCTGGCAGGTCATGAAAATGGCCAAGGCGCTGCTGGAAACGAATCGCGTCATCAGCGCGCACTACGCGCCGCCCATTCTCAAGGGCTTGGTGAAAGAGGGAAACACCGAGTATCGCGCCGGGCTCAAAGTCACCACCGCCACTAATATCGAAAACCTCTGCTCCTGTCGTCCGTCGCGGGATTTTGGGCAGATTTGCGCGCACTCCATCGCGGTCGGACTCGCCACGATCCGTCCCGCTCCGGCGGCTCCGACACCTATCCAGCCGGTCGAAAAAGTTGAAACGCGTCCTTTCCCATTTATTGAAGGCTCTTTTACCGACCCGCGCTGGATCGAGTTGCATTTGGTTCTGGGGCCGAATTTCCGAGCTGGCTTGGACAAAAACGAGATCACCATCGGAGTCGAAGCGGCGAGGGGAAATCAAAGGACTTTGGTTCGAGCCTTGGGTTTTGCAGAGCCATGGACCTGCTCCAAACGCGATTGGGCCATTCTCCGGGCGATCTACGACTTCTGCGGCACGGAACCACCCGGCATGTTGCTCTGCAACCGGCGACAATTCGGCTCCATCCTCAATGCGGGAAAAGGCTTTGATCGACTGACAGTCGCCCGTCGCGAAAAGATGATAGTTAATCCGAATTCAATTCGCCGCGAGCTGATGGTCAATGAAACTTCTGATGACGAAATAACGTTCAAACTCGACTCACAAAAAAGCGATTACCTGTTACTCGATGAAGGGGTGCAATGGTCTCTGTCCGAGATGACATGGCAGGCGATGGAACCTCTGCTTCCGCCCGCTTATCAAATCCTTTTTCGCCAACAGGTGGAGATTCCTTCAGCGGCTGCTGAAACCTTCAGAACCCGCGAGCTGCCGACTCTGCAAAATCTGTTTGGTGTAAATGAAGTGTCATCCATAACTGAGGTCGAAAAAACGGCTGTTCCTGCCTTTGAATTGACCTTGGAAGGCAGCTTCAATCAGCTGCAACTGGTTCTGAAAGTCATCTATGGAAACCAAGTGATTTCATACGGAAGTCATTCATTTATAACAGAATCGCATGTGGTCGTGGATGGGAAACGCTTGAAACGTCATCACGCGGCCGAGCAATCTATCATTGAGTCTTTGAAGGCAGCAGAATTCGGCGCGGTGGACGCAAATTGTGTGATGAATCTTCGCGGCGAACACGCGGTTCTTCGCTTCTTATCCACACAACTGCCACACCTCCAAAAGAAGGCCGAAGTGCAACTCGGACCTCGCTTAAAAACTCTTCTGGGACGAGCGGAAGTCGTCCGTCCGAAACTGGAAATTCAAAGCAGTGGCGAAAACTGGTTTGATCTTTCTGTGGAGATGACGAGTCAAGTTGGGAGTAGTTACACAGGAGCGGAAATACAGAAGCTCCTCAATTCAGGGAAAACCTACGAGAAACGCGCGAATGGCAGCGTGGTTCTTTTCGATGTGGGAGCCCTTAGCGAGCTTCAAGAAGTACTCCGCGACTGCGAGCCGCAACAGCGCCAGCTAGGCTCGTATCGCATTGGAAAGATGCACGCCGGATTTCTCCAATCGACTTTGGGCGAGCAACTCAGCGGCAGTCCTGCCACGCTCCAGAAAGTTGACGTGTCGATCCCAGTCGAGTTGCAGGGCATTCTCCGGCCCTATCAGACGGAAGGCGTTCAGTGGATGCATTTCCTGGCTGGGAATCATCTCGGCGGCATCCTGGCTGATGAAATGGGGTTGGGAAAAACTCTGCAAACCCTGGCTTTTCTCCAGTCTTCTGGAGGTCGATCCTTGGTAGTTTGTCCCTCCTCATTGGTCTTTAACTGGGAGCGGGAGGCGAAGAAATTTACGCCGACGCTGAGAACACTTGTCATCGAAGGAAATCAGCGCGCGCCGCTCTTTGCCAAGATTAACAATGCAGACTTGGTGATTACGAGTTACGCGTTGCTTCGTCGGGATATTGCTCGTTATGAACAGCTAGCGTTTAAATCGGTAATTTTGGATGAGGCGAATCACATCAAAAACCCCGATACGCAGAATGCACTGGCTGCGCAGAAGATTCGAGCGGATCATCGCTTCGCCTTGACTGGCACTCCCGTGGAAAATTCCGTGCGCGATGTCTGGTCGCTGGCCAATTTCATCCTGCCCGGTTACCTCGGACGACGCGACGATTTCAAAGATCGCTATGAAGCTCCCATCCAGCGTGGCGGTGCTCCAGAGGTGCAGCGGCGGCTGGCGAATCGTTTGCGTCCGATCATGCTGCGCCGACTCAAGAAGGACGTGGCCAAGGACCTTCCAGAGCGTCTCGAGCAGGTCGCCTGGGTCGATCTTTCCGATTCACAGAAATCGGTTTATCGCGAGCTTTTGGAGCAGGGCCGCCGGAAAATTGAGGAAGCCAGCAATGAGAAGAATGTGGGTAAGAGTCGCATGGCCGCGTTGACGGCTTTGCTGCGACTGCGGCAGGCGTGTTGCGATTTGCGGCTGCTTGGATTGGAAAAACCAGAGGACGCGTCATCCAAACTCGAGATGCTCGACGAACTCGTCCAGGAAGCCATCGACGGCGGTCATCGCGTGCTGGTTTTCTCGCAATTTGTCACCATGCTCAAGCTGATCGCCGACCGCATGACGGCGGCGGAAATCCCGTTTGCCTATCTCGACGGCTCCACTCGAGATCGCGCAGGCGAGGTCGATAAATTCCAGAATAGCGACACGTTGCCGCTCTTCCTCATTAGCCTCAAAGCCGGTGGCGTCGGCCTCAATCTCTCCGCCGCCGACACCGTCATCCATTTCGATCCGTGGTGGAATCCGGCCGTGGAAGCCCAGGCCACCGACCGCGCCCATCGCATAGGACAAACCCGCGTCGTCACATCCTACAAACTCATCGCCCGCAACACGGTGGAGGAAAAAATCCTCTCCCTCCAGCAGCGCAAACGTGACATCATCGACGCCACCGTTGAGAGCGAAGAGCCGACTTTCGGTGCACTCAGTCTGGACGAGATCCGCGATCTAATGAGCTAACCCCCTTCCTATGCAACCTCGCAAAATCCACCTCGTCCCCATCGTTCTCGCCATCGCGTTTATCGCCTTCAAATACTTCTCGGCGGAGAAATTTGTCAATCCCGAGACCGGCGAAGCGCACCGCGTCGGCATGTCGGAGACGATGGAAAGCCGGCTCGGGTTGCAGTCGTATCAGCAGGTTTTATCCGAGGAACACGTCGTCAGCAGTGGACCGGAAGTCGCATTGGTAAAACGCGTCGCCGGGCGGCTGGCCGGTGCGACCGGTGACGCCGCGAAGAATTTTGAATGGGCCGTCAGCGTGGTGCAGAGCGATCAGGTGAATGCCTTTTGTCTGCCCGGTGGCAAGATCGTCGTTTACACCGGGATCCTCCCCCTCACGCACGGCGAGGCCGGACTCGCGACCGTTATGGGACACGAAATGGCGCACGCGACCTGCCGACACGGATCGCAACGAATGCTCCAGAGCCAGCTCATGCAGGCCGGAATGATGGGCGCGCAATTCTCCATGTCCGATCTGGATTACGACAAACAACGCACCGTTATCGCCCTACTCGGCGGCGCGGCGCAATACGGCGCGATCCTGCCCTTCTCTCGTGGACACGAGACCGAGGCGGATCGCGTCGGCCTCACCTACATGGCGCGCGCCGGATACGACCCGCGAGAAGCCATCGAATTCTGGAAACGCATGTCGGCTGTCGGCGGGAAAAAGCCACCGGAGTTTGCCTCCACTCACCCCGCCGACGCCACCCGCGTTGCCAACCTCGAACGCCTGCTGCCCGACGCCTTGAAAATCTACGAGGCCAGCCAAAAAGCCCCGCGCTAGGTTCCCATCGGAGCGAATGGCCCCCGCGCTCACCCTGGAGGGAAGCGGGCCCTCGCTGTGACCCCCAAACCCCACACAGGCACTGACGGCCGCAGTGCAATGGCCACACTTATTTTTAAGAAAAGGTAGGAAGTACATTCCCAGTTGAGTTGCAGGCGATTCTGGAGATGGGCGGCCCGGTCGCGATGCCTCGCCGCACGGTGCCTACGGCCCATCGCGAGTGCCGCATCGCCTCGCTGCACATTGCAAATGGGCACCGGGAGAACCCCATCGCCCCGCTGCATGCCGCAAATCGTCATCGGGAGAGCCGCAACGACCTGCTGCACGGCGCAAATGGCCATCGCGAGCACCTCATCGCCTCGGTGCAAGCTGCCACGGAGCATCGGGAGAGCCGGGGAGCCCTCGCTGCACGGATTTCCAGGACGCCGGAGCCTCCCATCGCCCCGCTGCACGGTGCCAGGGGGCATTTGGGCATCGGAAATGGGGTTTTGGGGAGGTTTACGGGGCTGGGAGGAGGTGAATGGGCCTTTTGGGAACAGATGTTCGGTTGTCGATTCGGAAAACTTGCAAGTTGTTCGAGACAGACGGTTGTTCCCGATTCGTTCCAAAGGAAACCGGATGCATGGTGGAGGGTACCAAACCACGGGGGCGTTCTCTTTGAAAATGTGCAAGGCTCGTTCAGGCAGAGCCCTCAGCTTTGGTAAGCTCTAAATCTTCAACTACTCTATCCACGGATCCTTTAATGTGACTTGTCGCAAAGGCTTGGCATTCCCGATAGAGCCTTTCCAGTTCCTCGTGCAAAGAATCTCGGCATTTAAGCCCCATGAGGGTGGATTTTTCATACTTGGCGCGGAACTCCAGAATACTTGTGAGCGAACTTCTCAGATTCGTCTGTCTCTCTTCAAAGTTCGGCCAAATTAATTTCCAATATTGGCATGTCTTGCAGGTGTTCTCGCACTTCAATGAATCATGCGAGAGAAAGGATGCCCATCCGCTGGATGCGAGTTTGAGTTCACGCAGTTGATCGTCACGACGCTTCTCGTTGTTACATCTCTTGCAGGAGACGATCACGTTGCCTGGAATATGAAGACCTGCCCTAAACCGGTTCATACCATCAAGGTGCTCGACTGAGGCACGATCTGGTTCCAATGGATTGCGACAGTAGCAACAACTAGAACCAAATCTTACGGATACGGCTTCTGCGTAATCGGAATCAGCCACATTCATCTGAAGCAATGTAGAGATTTTTCGACTGACCTCATGAAGAAACATGCTGACCAGCTTATTGGCCACATCGGACTTCGCACGAGAAGTTGCCTTCCGAAGATAAGCTGATGTTTCGAAAGCCATCAGTCTGGTTTGGTGATACCGAGAAGCCAGTTCACATCCACTTTTAAGACCAACGCCAAAGCTTTTACCTCAAAGTCAAAAGCACAACGATTTCCGCCTTCTACTTTGGCTAGAGCCACACGATCCAACTGAATCCCTTCTCTGGCCAATCTGCCAGAGAGCTGATCCTGCGTTAAGGGAGGAGTGAATTGCAGGCGGGCCTCTTTTACTCGCAAGCCAATGATGTTGCGAGTTTCAGTTTTTTTGGGGCGGTCTGCCATGCGCCAGTGAGTAGCAGAAATGGCATGATGCAGTGTTCGTTAAAAGAACACCTTGCAAACAGTTGTTCGGCTGCCTAATTAGCTGATGCGGCTTTCTTTCTGCCAAATGTGTGGGGCTATCAATGGTGACGCATGGCAGACGTGCCCTGGTAAAAATGTGA includes the following:
- a CDS encoding PilT/PilU family type 4a pilus ATPase — protein: MAYIDQFFQYLITAGASDLHLGEGQPPKIRRHGDVMSIREEVLSHEEIEFMLHEICGQKGWELFLERGDFDFAYEMNEDARFRCNFLKQTNGYGAVFRLIPTKIATLEQLGIPQVVKEFGNIRGGIVLVTGPTGSGKSTTLAALIDYINTNFNRHIITIEEPIEFVHVNKKSIITQREVPEHATTFPAGLKAALREDADIVLVGEMRDLETISLALTAAETGLLVFGTLHTNNARKTVDRLIDVFPADQQSQVRTMLSASLRGVVAQLLLKKTAEAGGGRVAVNEILVSTSAVSAIIREGATQKLQDVIVGGKGQGMQFMDDAIWFHLQQGNVSPHEAYMKAIDKSRFRPFLPPEEQDLGNSAGTGPEDKKKK
- a CDS encoding PilT/PilU family type 4a pilus ATPase codes for the protein MVNSPTLPTHSEETNLAHVDQYLMIGIESGASDVHLGVNSQPTWRRFGNLEPIWLQAPRLSAADTERLAMGFLTEAQKVQLTERGDVDFAYKNEHGRFRTSVVRHRLGLDLVFRIIYSRVRSMDEIGLPENLKLLTQYHNGLVLVTGSVGSGKSTTLAALVDEINAARHDHIITLEDPIEYVFGSKGCHVTQREVHTHTKSFAAALRGALREDPDVIMVGEMRDLETISLAITASETGHLVLGTLHTANAARTLDRLLDVFPNDQRDQIRTMVSESLRGIISQQLVPKADGTGRALALEILVNTPAVGNVIRESKTFMLPGIIQTGKKLGMKLMDDSLIELWESGTITGEELMARAEDKQNVRLHMSRFKK
- a CDS encoding SNF2-related protein, which codes for MIALTERILNDAAGWQVMKMAKALLETNRVISAHYAPPILKGLVKEGNTEYRAGLKVTTATNIENLCSCRPSRDFGQICAHSIAVGLATIRPAPAAPTPIQPVEKVETRPFPFIEGSFTDPRWIELHLVLGPNFRAGLDKNEITIGVEAARGNQRTLVRALGFAEPWTCSKRDWAILRAIYDFCGTEPPGMLLCNRRQFGSILNAGKGFDRLTVARREKMIVNPNSIRRELMVNETSDDEITFKLDSQKSDYLLLDEGVQWSLSEMTWQAMEPLLPPAYQILFRQQVEIPSAAAETFRTRELPTLQNLFGVNEVSSITEVEKTAVPAFELTLEGSFNQLQLVLKVIYGNQVISYGSHSFITESHVVVDGKRLKRHHAAEQSIIESLKAAEFGAVDANCVMNLRGEHAVLRFLSTQLPHLQKKAEVQLGPRLKTLLGRAEVVRPKLEIQSSGENWFDLSVEMTSQVGSSYTGAEIQKLLNSGKTYEKRANGSVVLFDVGALSELQEVLRDCEPQQRQLGSYRIGKMHAGFLQSTLGEQLSGSPATLQKVDVSIPVELQGILRPYQTEGVQWMHFLAGNHLGGILADEMGLGKTLQTLAFLQSSGGRSLVVCPSSLVFNWEREAKKFTPTLRTLVIEGNQRAPLFAKINNADLVITSYALLRRDIARYEQLAFKSVILDEANHIKNPDTQNALAAQKIRADHRFALTGTPVENSVRDVWSLANFILPGYLGRRDDFKDRYEAPIQRGGAPEVQRRLANRLRPIMLRRLKKDVAKDLPERLEQVAWVDLSDSQKSVYRELLEQGRRKIEEASNEKNVGKSRMAALTALLRLRQACCDLRLLGLEKPEDASSKLEMLDELVQEAIDGGHRVLVFSQFVTMLKLIADRMTAAEIPFAYLDGSTRDRAGEVDKFQNSDTLPLFLISLKAGGVGLNLSAADTVIHFDPWWNPAVEAQATDRAHRIGQTRVVTSYKLIARNTVEEKILSLQQRKRDIIDATVESEEPTFGALSLDEIRDLMS
- a CDS encoding M48 family metallopeptidase, which translates into the protein MQPRKIHLVPIVLAIAFIAFKYFSAEKFVNPETGEAHRVGMSETMESRLGLQSYQQVLSEEHVVSSGPEVALVKRVAGRLAGATGDAAKNFEWAVSVVQSDQVNAFCLPGGKIVVYTGILPLTHGEAGLATVMGHEMAHATCRHGSQRMLQSQLMQAGMMGAQFSMSDLDYDKQRTVIALLGGAAQYGAILPFSRGHETEADRVGLTYMARAGYDPREAIEFWKRMSAVGGKKPPEFASTHPADATRVANLERLLPDALKIYEASQKAPR
- a CDS encoding XRE family transcriptional regulator, which gives rise to MADRPKKTETRNIIGLRVKEARLQFTPPLTQDQLSGRLAREGIQLDRVALAKVEGGNRCAFDFEVKALALVLKVDVNWLLGITKPD